One Ferribacterium limneticum genomic window, GACAATTCCTCGACATCAAGCAGGTTGCGTTCGCCGGAAATGACGTAGGGGGCGGAATTTTCGGCCATTGCCGCATCGCCGGCATCGAGCGCCAGGGCCATGAGCGGCTTGATGTCTTCGCGAAGCTTCTGGATTTCACTGGCCAGGCGCTGGCGGATCTGCTCGAAATCGAGACCCGCGAAATTTTGCGTCAGGTAATTGCCGGCGCTGACCAGTTCAGACGGCGAGTAGACCTTGTCGCTGCTGACGATGCGGTTCTGCACGTCGCCGTCGGTGGTGACGATGATGAGCAGGATGCGCTTTTCCGACAGGCTGAGGAATTCGATTTGCCGGATGCGGCTGGCCTGGCGGCGCGGCGCGATGACGACGCCGGCGAAGTTAGACAGGCTGGAGAGTAGTTGCGAGGCGCTGGCGATGATCTGGCTCGACGGCAGGCCGTGCAGCGATTCCTTCATCTCGCCCATTTGCCGGGCCTCGAGCGGCTGCACGGTGAGCAGGCTGTCGACGAACAGCCGGTAACCGCGCGCCGTCGGAATGCGCCCGGCCGAGGTGTGCGGGCTGGCGACGAAGCCGGCCTCTTCAAGATCGGCCATCACGTTGCGGATGGTGGCCGGCGACAGATCAAGGCCGGAAAATTTGGACAGCGCACGCGAGCCGACCGGTTGCCCGTCGGCAATATAGTGTTCGACCAGCGTTTTCAGCAGGGTGCGCGAGCGTTCATCAAGCATGGCTGAGGATTGTACAAAAAACGGAGGGGCAGCGACGGGCGATTATGGCCGGCCGCCGGGATGCAGTGCCAAGCGACGCGATTCGAATTCCTGGCGCAGTTCACGCCGGAGCATGGCCGACTGGTAACGGCGCCTTTCCTCGTCGGTGCTCGGTTCCCGCGGCGGTACGCTGGTCGCCTTGCCGTTTTCATCGACCGCCACCATGGTGAAAAAGCAGCTGTTGGCATGGCGCACACTTTGTTCGCGGATGTTTTCGGTGAGCACCTTGACGCCAATTTCCATCGAGGTCCGGCCGGTGTAATTGACGGCGGCCAGAAAGGTGACCAGTTCGCCGACATGAATCGGTTGGCGGAACATCACCTGGTCCACCGATAGCGTCACGACATATTCGCCGGCATAGCGGCTGGCGCAGGCATAGGCGACCTGGTCGAGCAGCTTGAGGATGGTGCCGCCATGGACGTTGCCGGAAAAATTGGCCATGTCCGGTGTCATCAGGACGGTCATGCTGAGTTGGTGGTTGGCAAGAGGCATGGGGTAATCGCGCGCAGGGTGGGTGAGTCATGTTACTGCGCTTTTCCGGCGAATCGATGCTGCCCGGTGGCACGATTGCGCGGTTTTTATGCAAGAATTCGACCCCATGAACAGAAGCTTTGCTTCCCTCCGCAATCCCCGGACCATCGCCCTGGTCGGCAAATACCACAGCATGGAAATTGCCGAGTCCTTGCGTCGTCTGGCGGAGTACCTTTACGAGCGCGGCGTCTCGGTTTTCATTGAGCGCGAAACCTCCGAGCACATCGGCAAGAAGGTCGATCTGTCGCGCTGGGTGACCTGCGGTTTCAACGACATAGGTGCGCATGCCGACCTCGCCATCGTGCTCGGCGGCGACGGCACCATGCTCAACGCGGCGCGCCGCCTGGCCCGTTATTGCGTGCCGCTGGTCGGCGTCAACCAGGGCCGCCTCGGCTTCATGACCGACATCGCCCGCGACGACCTGCTGACCTGCATGGACGACCTGCTCGACGGCCGCTTCGCCCAGGAAAACCGGATGCTGCTGGCTGCCGAGGTAACGCGCGACGGCAAGGAAATCGCTGAAAATCTGGCGCTCAACGATGTGGTGGTCGACAAGGGCGCCATTGGCCGCATGATCGAATTCGAGTTGTTCATCGACGGCGAGTTCATCTACAACCTGCGTTCTGATGGCCTGATCGTTTCGACGCCAACCGGCTCGACGGCCTATTCGATGTCGGCCGGCGGGCCGATCCTGCATCCGACAACGGCCGGCATCGCCCTCGTGCCGCTCTGCCCGCATGCCCTGAGCAATCGCCCGATCATCGTCAACGACAGCGCCGACATCGAGTTGCGCATCGCCAATGCCGACGATGCGCGTGTGCACTTCGACGGTCAGGTGACGCTCGATTTGCAGCGTGGCGATTGTGTCCGCCTGCGCCGCTCAGAACACGCCATCTGCTTCCTGCACCCGCCGGGCTACAGCTATTTCGCCATGCTGCGCCAGAAACTGCAGTGGAGCGAGCGGCCCAAGGGAACCTGATAACCTGATGTTGCAACACCTGACGATTCGCGACTTTGTCATTGTCGACCGGCTGGAACTCTCGTTCCTGGCCGGTTTTGGGGCACTGACCGGTGAGACCGGTGCCGGCAAGTCGATCCTGATCGACGCCCTGGCGCTGGCCCTCGGCGAACGCGCCGATGCCGGCGTCGTCCGTTCCGGCTGCGACAAGGCCGAAGTCGCCGCCACTTTCGATATCACCGCCCAGCCGCAAGTCGGTGAATGGCTGCGCGCCAATGATCTTGAGGGCGACGACGAACTGCTGCTCCGCCGCGTCGTCGACACCGGCGGCCGTTCGCGTGCCTACATCAACGGCTCGCCGGCTACCGTTCAGCAAATGCGCGAAGTCGGCGAATGGCTGGTCGATATCCACGGCCAGCACGCCCACCAGTCGCTGCTGCGCGC contains:
- the hrcA gene encoding heat-inducible transcriptional repressor HrcA; translation: MLDERSRTLLKTLVEHYIADGQPVGSRALSKFSGLDLSPATIRNVMADLEEAGFVASPHTSAGRIPTARGYRLFVDSLLTVQPLEARQMGEMKESLHGLPSSQIIASASQLLSSLSNFAGVVIAPRRQASRIRQIEFLSLSEKRILLIIVTTDGDVQNRIVSSDKVYSPSELVSAGNYLTQNFAGLDFEQIRQRLASEIQKLREDIKPLMALALDAGDAAMAENSAPYVISGERNLLDVEELSSNMKRLRELFDLFEQRSSLVRLLDISNRAEGVQIFIGGESGIAPLDECSVIAAPYSVDGRIVGSVGVIGPTRMAYERVIPIVDITARLLSSALSYKSDN
- a CDS encoding NAD kinase; this translates as MQEFDPMNRSFASLRNPRTIALVGKYHSMEIAESLRRLAEYLYERGVSVFIERETSEHIGKKVDLSRWVTCGFNDIGAHADLAIVLGGDGTMLNAARRLARYCVPLVGVNQGRLGFMTDIARDDLLTCMDDLLDGRFAQENRMLLAAEVTRDGKEIAENLALNDVVVDKGAIGRMIEFELFIDGEFIYNLRSDGLIVSTPTGSTAYSMSAGGPILHPTTAGIALVPLCPHALSNRPIIVNDSADIELRIANADDARVHFDGQVTLDLQRGDCVRLRRSEHAICFLHPPGYSYFAMLRQKLQWSERPKGT
- a CDS encoding acyl-CoA thioesterase encodes the protein MPLANHQLSMTVLMTPDMANFSGNVHGGTILKLLDQVAYACASRYAGEYVVTLSVDQVMFRQPIHVGELVTFLAAVNYTGRTSMEIGVKVLTENIREQSVRHANSCFFTMVAVDENGKATSVPPREPSTDEERRRYQSAMLRRELRQEFESRRLALHPGGRP